One window of the Bradyrhizobium sp. NP1 genome contains the following:
- a CDS encoding L,D-transpeptidase, giving the protein MVNRLMTAQSPVAIRHWGFPAVVTLAAMALLAALTSDAAARQARTASPVEATAPRDAGEPIMAIVSIKTQQVTFYDAEGWILRAPVSTGTTGRETPAGVFAVIEKDKDHHSTLYDDAWMPNMQRITWNGIALHGGPLPGYAASHGCVRMPYDFAENLFDKTWIGMRVIIAPNDAAPVEFSHPALFVPRAEAIAAAPARAETLAREAEEAARTADEAKKAAATTARETASLTASLRKLEWLKTRADAELAFADKTLAAAKTDQAKARAEEQKQKAAVRAAEVGTQFDTAKADAKSKLDAAAAAKDAAKAAQTRKADTAKAAREAKLALEPVSLYISRATQKLYVRRNTHKQWPDGGEVFDATIEVPVTIRNPDRRIGTHVFTAMARNDAGLRWTAVTIDDGDDAKDALDRITIPQDVLDRIAPTALPRSSIIVSDEPLSRETNYRTEFVAVLNNQPQGGFVTRRPTVEVPVASGNDWGNDGFGFFFQRNWNSQPGNQPGNTRPRAGQYYQPMQQRWW; this is encoded by the coding sequence ATGGTAAATCGACTCATGACGGCGCAATCCCCCGTGGCGATACGACATTGGGGATTTCCCGCCGTTGTGACGCTCGCGGCAATGGCGCTACTTGCGGCGCTGACCTCCGACGCCGCGGCGAGACAGGCGCGCACCGCATCACCCGTCGAGGCGACGGCGCCGCGCGATGCAGGCGAGCCGATCATGGCGATCGTGTCGATCAAGACTCAGCAGGTCACTTTCTACGACGCCGAGGGTTGGATCCTGCGCGCGCCGGTGTCGACCGGCACCACGGGACGCGAGACGCCTGCCGGCGTCTTCGCTGTCATCGAGAAAGACAAGGACCACCACTCGACCCTCTATGACGATGCCTGGATGCCGAACATGCAGCGCATCACCTGGAACGGCATCGCGCTGCACGGCGGGCCGCTGCCCGGCTATGCGGCCTCGCACGGCTGCGTGCGAATGCCCTACGACTTTGCGGAGAACTTGTTCGACAAGACGTGGATCGGTATGCGGGTGATCATCGCGCCGAACGACGCCGCCCCAGTCGAGTTTTCCCACCCGGCGCTATTCGTGCCGCGCGCGGAAGCCATCGCGGCTGCTCCGGCGCGCGCCGAAACGCTCGCCCGCGAGGCCGAGGAAGCGGCCAGGACAGCCGACGAGGCGAAGAAAGCCGCCGCGACAACGGCGCGCGAGACGGCATCGCTCACGGCGTCGCTGCGCAAGCTGGAGTGGCTCAAGACCCGCGCCGACGCCGAGCTCGCGTTCGCCGACAAGACGCTCGCCGCCGCAAAGACGGACCAGGCCAAGGCGCGGGCCGAGGAGCAGAAGCAGAAGGCCGCCGTTCGGGCCGCGGAAGTTGGGACGCAGTTCGACACCGCCAAGGCCGACGCGAAGTCGAAACTCGACGCCGCCGCCGCCGCAAAGGACGCCGCCAAAGCGGCCCAGACCAGGAAGGCCGACACCGCCAAGGCGGCGCGCGAGGCGAAGCTCGCGCTCGAGCCGGTCTCGCTCTACATCAGCCGCGCGACGCAGAAGCTTTACGTGCGGCGCAACACGCATAAGCAGTGGCCGGACGGGGGCGAGGTGTTCGATGCGACCATTGAGGTTCCGGTCACGATCCGCAATCCCGACAGGCGAATCGGCACGCATGTGTTCACGGCGATGGCGCGCAACGATGCCGGCCTGCGCTGGACCGCGGTCACGATCGACGACGGGGACGACGCCAAGGACGCGCTCGACCGCATTACTATCCCGCAGGATGTGCTCGACCGCATCGCGCCAACGGCATTGCCGCGATCCTCGATCATCGTCTCGGACGAGCCGCTGAGCCGCGAAACCAACTATCGCACCGAGTTTGTGGCGGTGCTGAACAACCAGCCCCAGGGCGGCTTCGTGACGCGCCGGCCTACGGTCGAGGTCCCCGTTGCAAGCGGCAACGACTGGGGCAATGACGGCTTCGGCTTCTTTTTCCAGCGCAACTGGAACTCCCAACCTGGCAACCAACCTGGCAATACGCGTCCGCGCGCCGGCCAATACTATCAACCGATGCAACAGCGCTGGTGGTAA
- a CDS encoding response regulator, producing the protein MSVLVLVVDDEPDVEALFRQQFRRDLRAQRFVMDFANSAADALSRIASSIGQSLILVLSDINMPGMTGLEMLPKVKEIRPEVPVIMITAYGDAETRRKALESGAQGLLTKPIDFAQLREEIDARLAPPGHGMNR; encoded by the coding sequence GTGAGCGTTCTTGTTCTTGTGGTGGATGATGAGCCCGACGTGGAGGCCCTGTTCCGCCAGCAATTCCGGCGCGACCTGCGCGCGCAACGCTTTGTGATGGACTTTGCCAATTCCGCCGCCGACGCGCTGTCGCGCATCGCCTCCTCGATCGGCCAATCGCTGATCCTGGTCCTGTCCGACATCAACATGCCCGGGATGACGGGGCTCGAAATGCTGCCCAAGGTCAAGGAGATCAGGCCCGAGGTGCCGGTGATCATGATCACGGCCTATGGCGATGCCGAAACCAGGCGCAAGGCGCTCGAAAGCGGCGCGCAGGGGCTTTTGACCAAGCCGATCGACTTTGCGCAGTTGCGCGAGGAGATCGACGCAAGGCTCGCGCCGCCGGGCCATGGCATGAACCGATAG